The Verrucomicrobiia bacterium genome contains a region encoding:
- a CDS encoding iron-sulfur cluster assembly scaffold protein: MLNVFQQQIIDRSQNPLFKGAVDGATHTAEGANLSCGDELTWQIRVANGIITEIRHQTRACSVCAASADLLAEELQGKPFSTCQDWTTDQVAELLGIPLSPIRLKCALLPLEALKTAQPSTPK, encoded by the coding sequence ATGCTTAATGTATTCCAACAACAAATCATAGACCGCTCGCAAAACCCCCTGTTTAAGGGGGCAGTGGATGGCGCAACTCACACAGCAGAAGGCGCCAACCTTTCCTGCGGCGATGAACTGACCTGGCAGATCCGGGTAGCTAACGGGATAATAACCGAGATCAGGCACCAAACCCGTGCCTGCTCTGTGTGCGCCGCAAGTGCCGACCTACTTGCAGAAGAGCTGCAGGGGAAACCCTTTTCCACCTGTCAGGATTGGACAACTGATCAGGTGGCCGAACTGCTGGGCATCCCGCTCTCTCCTATACGTCTCAAGTGCGCACTCCTGCCCCTGGAGGCATTGAAAACGGCTCAACCATCTACACCCAAGTAA
- a CDS encoding SufD family Fe-S cluster assembly protein, whose amino-acid sequence MQSKRLSISEAQTIVVSPSERDIEVPRGTFRYLIKQEEGEQVHTFHLRESDTQVLIVGLVEATDTDTPSLETAVVHHAPRTKAETLIKTLVRDTAGPRYRGMIRIEPGSRECESYLNHHSLLIGSKAQSWTTPSLEILNNGVKCSHAATVRTITPTDLFYLESRGLSPEDSEKLLIEAFLSDVQD is encoded by the coding sequence ATGCAGTCCAAGCGCCTCTCCATTTCTGAAGCTCAGACCATTGTTGTCAGCCCGTCTGAGCGTGACATTGAAGTACCTCGGGGGACCTTCCGCTACTTAATTAAGCAGGAGGAGGGGGAGCAGGTGCATACATTCCACCTCCGGGAAAGTGACACGCAAGTACTCATTGTGGGGCTGGTTGAAGCTACAGACACTGACACGCCATCCCTGGAGACGGCAGTGGTTCACCATGCGCCACGCACCAAGGCAGAGACCCTCATTAAAACGCTTGTGCGCGACACCGCAGGTCCCCGCTACCGCGGCATGATCCGCATTGAGCCAGGAAGCCGGGAGTGTGAGTCGTACCTGAACCATCACAGCCTCCTCATTGGGTCAAAAGCCCAAAGCTGGACAACCCCATCACTGGAAATCCTCAATAACGGGGTAAAGTGTTCACATGCGGCCACCGTACGTACCATTACCCCTACAGATTTGTTCTATCTAGAAAGCCGCGGGCTCTCGCCTGAAGACTCTGAAAAACTCCTCATTGAAGCATTCCTCTCCGATGTACAAGACTGA
- a CDS encoding cysteine desulfurase, which translates to MYKTDFPFFSHRPDILYLDSAATTQKPREVIERVAQYYVQECAPVGRSLYEAGVAATSAIATIRQLAWHFFDAPEESEVIFTSGATESLNLLAHGIAHTLQEGDEIILSESEHHANIVPWQEMVKTCGARILFIRNLENGQIDLEQLGESLSERTRVVSLSLVSNVFGTLLPVGEIQNLLGKQGRRPWFFLDASQAAAHLPLSLRTLGCDALVLSAHKMYGPSGVGLLWGRTPLLEQLAPYRTGGGMISKVSLPETSYAALPERLEAGSPNTEGILGFGAALSYLERIGMEAVRTHTEEVSTVLRAALEKVPGVSILGDPHPSSGIISISHEKVHPHDLAQFLADKHICVRAGHQCAQPLHAARNLPGSLRVSVGLYNSTEDAARLEEALREALVPFGYA; encoded by the coding sequence ATGTACAAGACTGACTTTCCCTTCTTTAGCCATCGTCCCGATATTCTTTATCTGGATAGTGCCGCTACCACGCAAAAGCCCCGCGAGGTTATTGAGCGTGTAGCTCAGTACTATGTACAGGAGTGCGCACCTGTAGGGCGCAGCTTGTATGAAGCAGGGGTAGCCGCCACTTCTGCCATTGCCACCATTCGCCAACTGGCTTGGCATTTCTTTGATGCCCCAGAGGAAAGCGAGGTCATTTTTACCTCAGGCGCTACGGAGTCCCTGAACCTGCTAGCACATGGTATAGCCCACACGCTCCAGGAAGGAGATGAAATTATCCTTTCTGAGAGCGAACATCACGCAAACATTGTTCCCTGGCAGGAGATGGTAAAAACCTGTGGTGCACGGATTTTGTTCATACGGAACCTGGAAAATGGCCAGATTGACTTGGAACAGCTAGGGGAGAGCCTTAGTGAAAGAACCCGGGTTGTTAGCCTTAGCCTTGTTTCCAATGTTTTTGGCACGCTTCTTCCCGTAGGTGAAATTCAAAACTTGCTAGGTAAGCAGGGGAGACGTCCCTGGTTTTTCCTGGATGCTTCGCAAGCTGCCGCGCACCTTCCCCTTTCGCTCCGCACGCTTGGCTGTGATGCGTTAGTGCTCAGTGCACATAAAATGTACGGGCCAAGTGGCGTGGGACTCCTCTGGGGGAGGACACCCCTACTTGAACAGCTTGCTCCCTACCGCACTGGTGGTGGCATGATTTCTAAGGTCTCCCTCCCCGAGACAAGCTACGCCGCCCTTCCCGAGCGGCTGGAGGCAGGCTCGCCTAATACTGAGGGCATTTTAGGCTTTGGCGCCGCCCTTTCCTACCTGGAACGAATTGGCATGGAGGCAGTCCGCACCCATACAGAAGAAGTAAGTACTGTCCTCCGGGCAGCACTCGAGAAAGTACCAGGTGTGAGCATCTTGGGTGACCCTCATCCTAGTAGCGGGATAATTTCCATTAGCCACGAGAAAGTACACCCGCACGATTTGGCACAGTTCCTAGCCGATAAACATATTTGCGTACGTGCCGGGCACCAATGCGCCCAACCCCTGCACGCTGCACGTAACCTACCAGGCTCCCTGCGGGTAAGTGTAGGGTTGTACAACTCCACTGAGGACGCAGCGCGCTTGGAAGAAGCTTTGAGAGAGGCCCTAGTGCCTTTTGGCTATGCTTAA